In Mesotoga infera, the genomic window TTGAGTACTACAGCAACGAAACTGATACTACTGAATCTATACTTGCTGAGAACGTGTCAAGTTTTGTTTTCAGCAGGTCACCAGAGTCAGTTTCCCAGACCCAGTACATATACTACAATGCTGAATTTACTATCAATGGCACTTCCAAGACAATGAATGGGGCGGTGAGGTTCTATTAAGAAGGGTTTTACGCTTTCTGAGATAGTGATTGTTATGGCTATCATTGCTTTGCTTATGACATCGGGGATTTCATTGATAATTCAGTACAGAGGCATGTCAGCTCGCCTGGAGGTCGTAACGAACCTGCATTCAGCAAAGCTAATGGTTGAAGGAATTGTCAGAAGCACTAATCGGGTTAGTGAAGCTAACATTATCAGTAGAATTCAGC contains:
- a CDS encoding type II secretion system protein, which codes for MKKGFTLSEIVIVMAIIALLMTSGISLIIQYRGMSARLEVVTNLHSAKLMVEGIVRSTNRVSEANIISRIQQLSEYPGFEEVTVVSVDATSVGDTPTKRVFRVVLKDERVSREEEFYVYRFDPYAE